A stretch of the Halomonas sp. BDJS001 genome encodes the following:
- a CDS encoding FAD-dependent oxidoreductase, producing MDTKPLRIAIIGGGVSGLSLAYYLQKFGSRATQQIEVTIFERKATLGGNAETVWVDLGSRRQPGRPELPYRRWADLGVNDVNLATYHHLRAVLSEIGELERMKPLENTESYFNRDGTIALTDDSDLVRGVSDPAHELSRVEGGNLAPLIDVVHQSAIDLVESRRIMPRYTVDDFFDSCIATPAEMLAAAADHLKITIDWQDPALPARLERIRRTIYYPRISAMYFADDRGPGGMPLQAPFEYYRIQEGGSPPDRRYFQHGSQHWLEALAAHISTPKATGPRVKILRGIDVEANLSPQGVVLNERSATNERYWEADLLIMATHAEDALPMLTFGDGLSDTQRSLQHILGKVRYTRSYSVCHTAAVRMPPNRNLWRTYNIEVRNPEDTFFPYRIDYVANRHQNDAENPEYNQSGLPQFFVSLVDDLNQIPRSEMLDRRPSPLNEPTALATPSPREAGYRKQLPPLDNALEAKAWTLFKHNVLDANCLEAQAEIECYNQTTAREHFEGRQNVCPLLFAGGWTRGAGLQEQCLEQSAHLVALLLRSTGSTER from the coding sequence ATGGACACTAAACCACTTCGGATCGCCATTATTGGCGGTGGCGTCTCCGGCCTATCACTAGCCTATTATCTACAGAAGTTCGGCAGTCGGGCGACCCAGCAGATAGAGGTCACCATCTTTGAGCGCAAGGCCACTCTAGGCGGCAACGCAGAGACGGTGTGGGTCGACCTGGGGAGTCGTCGTCAACCGGGAAGGCCCGAATTGCCTTATCGGCGCTGGGCCGACCTTGGGGTTAATGATGTTAACTTGGCCACCTATCATCACCTTCGTGCCGTTCTAAGCGAGATCGGCGAGCTAGAGCGCATGAAGCCGTTAGAGAATACTGAGAGCTATTTCAACCGTGACGGGACAATTGCTCTAACCGATGACAGCGACTTGGTTCGCGGCGTGAGCGACCCAGCCCACGAGCTAAGCCGGGTAGAGGGAGGCAATCTAGCGCCGCTGATCGACGTAGTGCACCAGAGCGCGATCGACTTGGTGGAAAGTCGACGCATTATGCCGCGTTATACGGTAGATGACTTTTTCGACAGCTGCATTGCCACGCCCGCCGAGATGCTGGCAGCCGCGGCGGATCATTTGAAAATCACCATCGACTGGCAGGATCCTGCACTGCCTGCCCGACTGGAGCGCATACGCCGCACTATCTACTACCCCCGCATTTCAGCAATGTACTTCGCTGATGACCGGGGCCCGGGGGGAATGCCGCTCCAGGCGCCCTTTGAGTATTACCGCATTCAGGAGGGAGGCTCGCCCCCAGATCGACGCTACTTCCAGCACGGCTCCCAACACTGGCTGGAAGCCCTGGCTGCCCATATTTCCACCCCCAAGGCGACTGGCCCCCGGGTCAAAATCCTGCGCGGCATTGACGTTGAGGCCAATCTCTCGCCACAAGGTGTGGTGCTGAACGAGCGTAGCGCTACCAATGAGCGCTATTGGGAGGCCGACCTCCTAATCATGGCCACCCATGCAGAAGATGCGTTACCGATGCTGACATTCGGTGACGGCCTGTCCGACACTCAACGTAGCCTGCAGCATATCCTTGGCAAGGTTCGTTACACACGCAGCTATAGCGTCTGTCACACCGCTGCCGTTCGCATGCCACCGAATCGCAACCTGTGGCGCACCTACAACATTGAAGTACGTAACCCCGAAGACACCTTCTTCCCCTACCGTATCGACTATGTAGCGAACCGCCACCAGAATGATGCGGAGAACCCGGAATACAATCAGTCGGGCCTGCCGCAGTTCTTCGTTTCGCTGGTAGATGACCTCAACCAGATTCCTCGTAGCGAGATGCTCGACCGACGCCCTTCCCCCCTTAACGAACCGACAGCGCTGGCGACCCCCTCTCCTAGAGAAGCAGGCTACCGGAAGCAGTTGCCACCATTGGACAACGCACTGGAGGCCAAGGCCTGGACTCTGTTCAAGCACAACGTGCTGGATGCCAACTGCCTTGAGGCTCAAGCGGAAATAGAGTGTTATAACCAAACCACCGCCCGGGAACACTTTGAAGGTCGTCAGAACGTATGCCCGCTGCTATTTGCCGGTGGCTGGACTCGCGGTGCCGGCCTGCAGGAACAGTGTCTGGAACAATCGGCGCACCTCGTTGCCCTGCTACTGAGGAGCACTGGCTCAACGGAAAGGTAA
- a CDS encoding VapA/VapB family virulence-associated protein translates to MNAPQIIDKQLIAHDFRVAMHDKLEPEHIEGVAEALVSSTKSYPATGSVASLIFYLKFQVNITDGKSFNGDAGGASSPGGGALFGDVYTDDLDRLYRDTVSFEFQGTPVYLSILFFDSHSNLLGHFQSGAVSTVIGVGGGKGSWD, encoded by the coding sequence ATGAATGCTCCTCAAATCATTGATAAACAACTGATCGCCCACGACTTTCGTGTTGCCATGCATGACAAGCTCGAACCAGAACACATTGAAGGCGTCGCTGAGGCATTGGTGAGTTCCACGAAGTCCTATCCTGCTACCGGTAGCGTGGCCAGTCTGATTTTCTATCTCAAGTTCCAGGTCAATATCACCGATGGCAAGTCTTTTAACGGCGATGCCGGAGGCGCTTCCTCCCCCGGAGGCGGTGCCCTATTTGGGGATGTCTATACCGACGACCTGGATCGGCTCTATCGCGATACGGTAAGTTTCGAGTTTCAGGGCACGCCGGTTTATTTGAGCATCCTGTTTTTCGACAGCCACAGTAACCTATTGGGACACTTCCAGTCGGGAGCCGTATCTACCGTGATCGGTGTTGGTGGAGGTAAAGGTAGTTGGGACTGA